The following are from one region of the Neurospora crassa OR74A linkage group III, whole genome shotgun sequence genome:
- a CDS encoding chitin deacetylase: protein MINRSPPSRELYPDNNNNGPDNHHPNQDTSSSSSSSYLLHRAVPTGQVITHCTTPGIVALTFDDGPYIYTSQLLDTLASYSPPIRATFFVNGANWVSGIDDESTPYPSILRRMLSEGHQIASHTWSHLDLTTATTAQRVEQVTKLEDVLQRVVGIKPRYIRPPYATCENGCLEDLEGMGLHVVNFDVDTKDYENDSQAGIQVSVDKFNNELGSNPQTDSAIVLSHDVHRWTVERLVGEMVATLRARGFGTGTVGECLGDPQSGWYA from the coding sequence ATGATAAATAGAAGTCCTCCATCCCGGGAGTTGTACcctgacaacaacaacaacgggcCTGACAATCACCATCCCAACCAGGacacctcgtcctcgtcatcctcatcgtacctcctccaccgagCAGTGCCCACCGGCCAGGTAATCACCCACTGCACAACCCCCGGCATCGTCGCCCTCACCTTTGACGACGGGCCCTACATCTACACCAGCCAGCTCCTCGACACGCTAGCCTCCTACTCGCCCCCCATCCGCGCCACCTTCTTTGTCAACGGCGCCAACTGGGTCTCGGGCATCGACGACGAATCCACGCCTtacccatccatcctccGTCGCATGCTCAGCGAGGGGCACCAGATCGCTTCGCACACTTGGTCCCACTTGGACTTGACCACGGCCACAACAGCGCAGCGCGTCGAGCAAGTCACCAAACTCGAGGATGTGCTGCAAAGAGTGGTGGGGATCAAGCCGAGATACATCCGTCCGCCGTATGCGACTTGCGAGAACGGATGTTTGGAGGATCTCGAGGGGATGGGGTTGCATGTTGTCAACTTTGATGTGGATACCAAAGATTACGAGAATGATAGCCAGGCGGGGATTCAGGTGTCAGTGGACAAGTTCAATAACGAGCTGGGAAGTAATCCGCAGACGGACTCGGCGATTGTCTTGAGTCATGATGTGCATCGGTGGACGGTGGAGAGGTTGGTGGGGGAGATGGTGGCCACCCTAAGAGCGAGGGGGTTTGGGACGGGCACCGTGGGCGAGTGCTTGGGAGATCCCCAGAGTGGGTGGTATGCTTAG
- a CDS encoding MOSC domain-containing protein, with protein MKITQVYVYPIKALRPIPLQHAQLTPQGIKYDRTFMLYHVKTKPEADDGSSSTTSTELKKMQLSSYPQCALFEQTILSRDNGQKEVLVKWHAPSLPTEGTGSDGGEELGKELEQAEREKLKRLETETITVELDPPPRIDELEKMEVNLHGSPTTCYKVGEEYDRWFSERFGFEVVFVYLGDGKRQILGTSLLPPATAQQQQQPPGGGGGGGGGWLSTLTSLTSWFPTVPISIQAEREEDRKPKPWITFTDCAPLLITSESSLSNVSARLAPDMDSPSSESTPLQVPMYKMRPNLVLDGEGEEAWAEDYWGELVVTSSSNCSPTNGNANGKTKITKTKLHLTGNCVRCTSLNVDYDTGKPAKGEMGTVLKKLMKDRRVDLGIKWSPVFGRYAFVGESVGDEGDEQEQEEEREEKEPEVRISVGDEVQVTRRNEERTVMDWPF; from the exons ATGAAGATCACACAG GTCTACGTCTACCCCATAAAAGCCCTCCGCCCCATCCCCCTCCAACACGCCCAACTCACCCCCCAAGGCATCAAATATGATCGCACCTTCATGCTGTACCACGTCAAAACCAAACCGGAAGCCGACGATGGCAGCAGCTCCACCACGTCGAccgagttgaagaagatgcaACTCTCTTCCTACCCGCAATGCGCACTGTTCGAACAGACCATCCTTTCACGCGATAACGGGCAGAAGGAAGTTCTCGTGAAATGGCACGCCCCGTCTCTACCCACCGAGGGTACAGGTAGTGACGGTGGAGAGGAGCTGGGAAAAGAGCTAGAGCAGGCAGAGCGGGAAAAGCTCAAGAGGCTGGAAACGGAGACGATCACCGTTGAGCTTGATCCGCCGCCGAGAATCGAcgagttggagaagatggaggtaAATCTGCATGGGAGCCCGACGACGTGCTACAAGGTTGGGGAGGAGTACGACCGGTGGTTTTCGGAGCGGTTTGGGTTTGAGGTTGTTTTTGTTTATCTTGGGGATGGGAAGAGGCAGATCTTGGGGACGAGTTTACTGCCACCAGCGACGgcccagcaacagcagcaaccacccggaggaggaggaggaggaggagggggatggcTCTCCACACTAACAAGTCTAACCTCCTGGTTCCCCACCGTTCCGATCTCCATCCAAGCAGAACGCGAAGAAGACCGGAAGCCAAAGCCGTGGATCACATTCACCGATTGCGCCCCCTTGTTGATCACCTCGGAATCTTCCCTCTCCAACGTCTCCGCCCGCCTCGCTCCCGACATGgactctccttcttccgaaTCAACACCTCTGCAAGTCCCAATGTACAAAATGCGCCCTAACCTCGTCTTGGACggtgaaggggaggaggcgtGGGCAGAAGATTACTGGGGTGAACTTGTCGTTACCTCGAGTTCCAATTGCTCGCCGACAAACGGCAACGCCAACGGCAAGACAAAGATAACAAAAACGAAACTTCACCTCACAGGAAATTGCGTCCGCTGCACCAGTCTAAACGTCGATTACGACACGGGCAAGCCGGCCAAAGGGGAGATGGGGACTGTTCTCAAAAAGCTGATGAAGGATCGGAGAGTGGATTTGGGGATCAAGTGGAGTCCTGTGTTTGGGAGGTATGCGTTCGTGGGGGAGAGTGTTGGCGATGAAGGGGatgagcaagagcaagaggaagagcgagaagaaaaggagccGGAAGTACGGATCAGCGTGGGCGATGAGGTGCaggtgacgaggaggaatGAGGAGAGGACGGTTATGGATTGGCCATTTTGA